DNA from Aquaspirillum sp. LM1:
GTCCGAAGTGTGGCACAGCGCCAAACTGGCCAAACTGGACCAGGCGCTCAGCCAGCGTCACGCCGCTGGCGCTGAAATCTATCCACAGCGTGATCAGCTGTTTCACGCGCTGAATCTGACCCCACCTGACCAGGTCAAAGTGGTGATTCTGGGGCAGGACCCTTACCATGGCAGCGGCGAGGCGCACGGTCTGGCGTTTTCGGTGTTGCCGGGGGTCAAGACACCGCCCTCGTTGCGCAATATCTTCCAGGAACTGCACAGCGATCTGGGCGTGCCACTGCCAGCCCACGGCACACTCAGCCATTGGGCACAGCAAGGGGTGTTGTTGTTGAATAGCGTGTTGACGGTAGAAAAAGACTGCGCCAACAGTCACCGCAAGCTGGGCTGGGAGGTACTCACCCACGCAGTGATCGATACCTTGGCCAGACGGGACACCCCCACGGTGTTTCTGCTGTGGGGCAGCGCCGCGCAGAAGCTGGGCGCACCAGCAGCAAGTAACCCACATCACTGCGTGCTGAATAGCGTGCATCCATCGCCCTTGTCGGCCTATCGTGGTTTTTTGGGCTGTCGGCATTTTTCTCAGGCCAATGCCTTTTTGCGTGAGCAGGGGCGTGGGGAGATTGATTGGCGCTTGCCGGCATTACCCACCCTTCAGGCTGGCTTGGCATTTTAACAGCAGCTTATCA
Protein-coding regions in this window:
- the ung gene encoding uracil-DNA glycosylase; the protein is MPNLSFLAPAYAGLDPAWRSALSEVWHSAKLAKLDQALSQRHAAGAEIYPQRDQLFHALNLTPPDQVKVVILGQDPYHGSGEAHGLAFSVLPGVKTPPSLRNIFQELHSDLGVPLPAHGTLSHWAQQGVLLLNSVLTVEKDCANSHRKLGWEVLTHAVIDTLARRDTPTVFLLWGSAAQKLGAPAASNPHHCVLNSVHPSPLSAYRGFLGCRHFSQANAFLREQGRGEIDWRLPALPTLQAGLAF